GGGATGAAACTAGTTATAACTTAAACGAAATCGATACATGACCCCAATTGCCGGTAGTGTGGCACTAAACCTGGCATTCGGGTTTAGCATTCTCACTGTAATAACACTGATTTTCTATACGCAAACCAAAGATCAACGCTTGGTTCTCACCGGCCAACGATTGGCTTTGGGTGTTTCATTCTTTGTATTTCTTGCCACTTTTATTCTCAGTTACCAATTGCTGATTGGCAATTTTGATGTGGATTATGTTGCCCGATATACCAGTATAGAAACGCCAACTATTTATAAAATATCCGCCCTTTGGGCCGGACAGTCCGGATCACTATTATTTTGGTTATTTATTTTATCAATTTACACCACCATTGTGATATTGCAAAACCAGCGGAAGCATAATAGACTTATGCCTTGGGTGATTATTACATTAGCAATTATTCAAATGTTTTTTCTGGTGCTGACTAATTTTGTGGTTAATCCATTTTCACCCACAGAAGCAGACTTTATCGTAGCCAATGGGAATGGGTTGAATCCGCTTTTACAAAATATAACGATGGCAATTCACCCACCTACCTTGTATTTAGGCTATGTGGGTTTTTCAGTCCCTTTTGGTTTTGCCATTTCAGCACTCATGAACCGCGACACTAGCCCATTATGGATCCAGAGTATTCGTCGCTGGACATTGGTGGCATGGTTATTTTTAAGTATGGGAATTATCCTCGGCGGCTGGTGGGCCTACCAGGAATTAGGTTGGGGCGGTTACTGGGCTTGGGACCCAGTTGAAAATGCCAGTTTTATGCCTTGGCTAACTGCAACTGCTTTTATTCATTCCATCATAATCCAGGAAAAGAAGGACATGCTTCGAGTGTGGAATATGGTTTTAATTATAATCACATTTACACTTTGTATTTTTGGTACTTTTCTTACGCGGTCTGGCGTTATGAGTTCTGTTCATTCATTCACAGCTTCTTCATTGGGTCCGATTTTCTTAACATTTGTTTTCTTTATACTGGTAGCATCTTTTGGATTAATGTACACTCGATTGAACGATTTACGCTCACCACGAAAAATGGAATCTTTCACATCCCGTGAAAGTGGTTTTTTATTCAACAATATGGTTTTTGTTGTTTTGTGTTTTTCTGTGTTTTGGGGGACGCTTTTTCCAGTGATCTCTGAAGCGGTTCGGGGAACAAAAATTACTGTTGGCCCACCATTCTTTAATCAAATCAATATACCAATCGGATTGATTTTATTGGCATTAACAGGTATTGGGCCATTATTAGCTTGGCGAAAGACAGGAAGAAAAAGCTTAATCAGAAATTTTACATTCCCAATTTTAACTGGATTGATTACAATGATAATCCTTCTGATCCTTGGGTATACTGGAAATGTAGTGATTTCATTTAGCTTATGTGCTTTTGTAACGGCTACAGTTTTAACTGAATTTGTCCGTGGCATTCGGGCTCGAACGAATAAATTTAATGAATCTATATTTACTGCATTAATCCGAATGGTGAGTAAAAATCGTTCCCGTTATGGTGGATATGTTGTTCATTTAGGTATCGTATTTATGTTCATTGGTTTCACGGGCCATGCCTTTGACAAGGAGAAAGAATTCAGTCTAAAGGTCGGGGAGAAGAATCATGTGGCGGGATATGAATTTGAATTAACTCAATTATCAGAATCAGAACGACTTAACCATTATGCCTGGATTTCAGATTTACGGGTAACAAATTCTGAGGGTGAATTCGTCACTAATCTTCATCCTGAAAAAAGAATCTATTTCCATAATAATCCAGATATAAATCGTCGACAACCTCATAGCGAATTGGATATTTATACTACAATGAATAAAGATATTTATTCAATCTTTTCTGCTGTTGACAATGAGAATGGAGTTGCATTTATAAAAATTATGGTAAATCCTCTCGTGCGCTGGGTTTGGGTCGGCGGTTATATTCTCGTTTTTGGTACGGTGGTAGCAATGTGGCCAAGGAAAGATCAACAATGGATATAATCCGTGATTATAGCTTGGTACTTATCTTCTTCATATTGCCAATAATCTTTATACTTCAGCCCTTATTTTTACCCTATTTTGAAGCGCCGGATGATGTTGCCGATATTCCTTCATTAAGACGCAAAAAACTTTTACTATACCGCCAAATTAATGAATTAGAAATGGAGTTTGACATTGGGAATATAAATGAAGAAGATTTCCAGTCTGGCCGGAATGAATTAAAGCAGGAAGTTTCTGAAATCATTGCCCTATTGATGGCCAAGTAGCGTGTTTTAATGCTATTAGTTTCAAATGTAAAAAAATCCTTTAATCATCGTCCCGTGTTAAAAAATGTTTCCTTTTCTATAAAGAAAGAAGAAACAGTAGTCATCATGGGTAAGAATGGTGCAGGAAAATCTACTTTGCTTCGGATATTGGCGCGGATCATGGCATGCGATGGCGGTGAAATATCATTCCAAAATGGTGATTTGCTAAAAGGACTTCCCTCTATAAGAAAAAATATATTATATCTAGGTCATGCACCGGCAATGTATACCGCTTTATCGGCAGTTGAAAATTTAAAATTAGCCATGCAATTAAGAGGTATGACCATCGGTCGCTCAAAGATTAAAAAACAGCTGGGTCAATTTGGATTATTTGATCAAGTAGACGATCCAATCTCGATTTATTCTCAAGGTATGCTCCAGCGCTTGAAATTGACCTATGCTGAACTAGCTCATTGGGATTTGTTGCTCATTGATGAACCATTCTCAGGTTTAGATAGGGACGGAATCGACCTCATGGATAACGCTATAAACGGTTGGAAAAATATAGGAAAATCTATCTGCATGGTGCTTCACAACAAAGAGCGGGCAGAAGAATATGGTGATCGGATTCTTCAACTGGAGGATGGAATATTCCTTGAATCTTGATGTTTTTCACATTACTTAAAAAAGAATTATTTATTGAATTTCGATCTCGGGAAGTTACCCTTTCCATGTTGGTTTTTGGACTTTCCATCATTCTTACTTTCGCATTTACATCTAACGTATCGCCGGTGATCGTGGCCAACTATGCCCCGGGAATGTTTTGGATTATGGTGTTGTTTGTAGCAGTTTTGGGTGTTCACCGATCCTTCGCTTATGAAAAAGAATTTGATGCTTTTTCAATGTTGATTAGCGCACCAGTTGATCGAGGACTCATTTTTCTTTCAAAATGGATTAGCGGATTCATCTTTTTATCTATAATGGAACTGCTTATTGTTCTTCCATTTTTTAAATTTTTACTAATAAATTTCCCAGCACAGCCATTATTTGCATTGGGAACAACATTGTTGATTAATTTAGCTATTATGGCAATTGCCAATCTTGTTTCCGGACTCGCAATGCGGGCAAGATTGAGCGAAGTTCTATTACCAGTTTTATTATTTCCACTGGTATCACCTGTAATAATAGCGGCGACAAAAATATCTGCAGGAATCATGGCTGCAGACCCCATTGAATTATGGAAAATATGGTTGTTAATCGTCCTATCTGTTATAGTAATTTTCGGCCTAGTTGGATACACTTTATTCGACTTTATTACTGAAGAATAATGAAACCATTTTTTCAAAATAAAACCAACCAAGTTTGGTTTCTATTGACAGTCTGTCTAATGCTGTTCAATATATGGCATGTAATTTTTGTTACACCCATGGTACCTGATCAGCACTGGGCTCAAAAGATTTTCTATGTTCATGTACCCTCAGCCTGGGTTGCATTCCTATCCTTTTTTATTGTCATGGTTGCAGGCATTATGTTTTTCGTCAAAGGGGACGATCGTTGGGATGATGTAGGTCTTGCGGCGGCTGAAATTGGCACCTTATTTACGGCACTCGTTTTAACGACAGGGCCAATTTGGGCTACGCCAATTTGGGGCCAACCATGGGTATGGGAACCGCGCCTCACCACAACATTAATCTTATTCTTAATCTATATCGGTTATTTCATGATGCGATCATTTGGTGGCCATGCAGAACGTGTAAAACGTTATGCCGCCGCCTTGGGTATTATTGCCTTTGCGGATGTTCCAATTATCTTTATATCGGTCCAGTTTTGGTCACCAGAAATTCAATCCCATCCTCAGGTAGAAATGGCCCAACAGCCTACGGGAATCCTAGTGCCATTTTTATTATCTTTAGGCATTTTTACATTACTGTATACATTAATGTTGAGATATAGAATTCATGTGATACGAATTAACAACAGGAATGTGGCTCATGTATAATTTTTTTGGTTATTTTCTGGCCGTTTATATAATTGTATTTGGAACCATTGTGGTATGGTTCACCATTCAACTTTGTTCAGAAAGTCGTTTGCTGAACAAAAATCAAACAAAAAATTCGAATAAGGAGTCGTATTAAATGGAGCGTAAAATTGTCCATGTCGTTGGGACAGGAACTATAGGTGAGCCGCTGATCGGTTTGCTATGTGATTATCGCGATCAACTTGGAATTGACGAGGTCACATTTAATAAAAATTCTCCTCTACGTAGCGATCGTTCAAAAGTTATAGATCTTTTAAAAAGAGGAGCTCGCCTTGCAGTGGGTGAGGACAAAGTTGAAGGATTTAAAGTGTTAGGAATGGATCCTGAACTTGAAACGGAAGAGGCCATTGGTCGTGCTTCAGTTGTGATTGACTGTACGCCATCCGGTGTGGGTCATCAGAATAAGGAAAGGTATTACCATAAATTTGATGATAAAGTAAAAGGATTTATGGCGCAGGGCAGTGAAGATGGCTTCGGTGTAAAGTATGCCCGTGGTATCAATGATTCTGTCCTTAAGAATGGAGACAATCAATTTATCCAAGTGGTGTCCTGCAATACTCATAATATTTCATGTATTACAAATACCCTAGCCTTAGATGGCCATGGTCCTGAAAATCTCAAGGAAGGCCGTTTTGTTTGTGTCCGTCGTGCCAATGATACGAGCCAGGCCGGGGGTTTTATCCCTGCGCCAGCAGTGGGTGGCCACAGTGATGAAATGTTCGGTTCTCACCATGCCAAAGATGCATCAGAGCTATTCGCCACTTTAGGGTATGAATTGAATTTATTTTCTTCAGCAATGAAGGTGAACAGCCAGTATATGCATGTACTTTGGTTTGCCCTAAAGACAAAAGAACCCACCAATTTGAATGAAGTAAAAGATCGTCTTGCAGCCAATGATCTGGTTGCTATGACAACTAAAAATATGACCAGTACAGTTTATTCATTCGGGAGAGATCATGGCCATTTTGGACGCATTTTAAATCAAACTGTTGTGGTGGAACAATCCCTTCATGTAAGGAATGAACACGAGATCTATGGATTCTGCTTTACACCGCAGGATGGCAATTCCATCTTGAGTAGTATTTCTGCCGCAGAACGATTCCTTTATCCCCATTCTTATGAGGATAAGATTCAGTGTCTTAACGAACTTTTCTTTGACGAAATTTGAGCTTTAATGTAGAAACGGTCGTCACGGGCCCGTTTCAAGAGAATAGTTATATTGCTTGGTATCCTGATTCATCTCAGGCGGTACTGGTGGATCCAGGTGATGATGATAGCTTAATTATGCAGACCCTTGAGAATCATAACTTGATTCCCGTTGCCATTATTAATACCCATGCTCATTTGGATCATATTGGTGCTGTACATCCTTTAAAAGAAAAGTATCAAATTCCATTTTATCTCCATGAGGATGAAAAATATATTCTTGATACCTATGAAGCGACATGTCAAATGTTTGGAATGCCGCCAAAACAAACACCAACAGTGGATATATGGTTTAAGGATGAGACTGAGATAACAATCGGTGATTTTCATTTTAATACGGTGAATACTCCAGGGCATACGCCAGGAGGTACTTGCTTGGAGATAGAAAACCATATTTTTGTTGGTGATACTCTTTTTCGTGGAAGTGTAGGACGAACCGATTTGCCCGGCGGTGATTGGAATACATTAGAATCATCATTGATTCATTTGGTGAAAACTGTAAACCATGAACGGATTGTCCATTCTGGTCATGGCCCCGATACAACAATAGAATTTGAAATAAGAGAAAACCCCTTTTTAATTCCCTTAAAAGACAGGTTAAATTGAAAGTTATGAAAGTTATAGATTTCCTCGAGAAAGCGAACAAAACGCTATTTAGTTATGAAATTATTCCACCCAACCGTGGCGGATCAATTGATAAAATATTTAATCTGGTTGAAGAGCTAATGCCCTTTGATCCACCTTTTATCGATCTCACCAGCCGCTCTGCGGAAGTATATTATGAAGACGCCGGTGACGGAAAAGTCATTCGATTTATCCGCAGAAAACGGCCCGGTACAATCGGTATCAGTGCTGCCATAAAAAATAAATTTAATGTAGAAACAGTCCCTCATATTTTATGTCGCGGATTCACACGGGAAGAAACTGAAGATGCACTCATTGAACTTAATTATCTTGGTATTAAAAATGTCTTGGCAGTCCGTGGCGACGAATTGCGGAAAGATCCACCCAATGCACCGGGAAAGACAAAACATAAATTTGCCGCAGGATTGGTGGAACAAATTAAAGAAATGAATGAGGGTCACTACGTTGAAGAATTGTTGGATGCGGCACCGACGGACTTCTGTATTGGTGTGGGTGCCTATCCTGAAAAGCATTTTGAAGCGCCTAACATGTCCACCGATATAAAATATCTTAAAGCGAAAGTGGATGCGGGAGCCGATTATATCGTTACACAAATGTTTTATAACAATGATGCATTTTTCAAATTTAGAGACGATTGCCACGCCGCCGGGATTGATATTCCCATTATTCCGGGATTGAAAATTTTGAGCACCGAAGCCCATTTGAGGGTAATTCCGAAAAACTTTTATGTAGATATTCCCGAGGAATTATCCAACCAAGTCATAGGCCAATCGAAAGAAGAAATTCGACGTATTGGTATTGATTGGGCCATGAATCAAGTTCAGGAATTGGTGGATGCAAAAGTGCCGTGTGTCCATTTTTACATTATGTCTTCTGCCAATTCAGTAGCGAAAGTTGTCTCTCAATTCAATTAAAATTAAAATGGGTTCGTCACTTACATTTACCCGATTTATCGGGGAACTGAATTCATTAATTTCTAAAAAGAGCCGCCTTTTAGTTGCCGTCTCCGGCGGAATAGATTCTGTAACGCTGCTTCATCTTACTTCAAGACTGAAGCTGGAATATGACATTTATGCTGTCCATATTAACCATGGACTTAGAGATGCATCTGATTCAGAGGAAAATTTTGTGCATAATCTATGTCATAATTTTGATATTGCTTTAACAGTACATCAAGCTAAAAAAGATATTGCCCCAAATGAAAGTATGGAAATGTGGGCCCGACGAATTCGCCAAAAATCTTTTGAATTGGCCCGAAATGAATTTCAATGCGATTTTATTTTGACGGCTCACCACGCCAATGATAATGTGGAAACGATATTAATGCATTTAGATGACGGCTGTGGCATAGAAGGAGTTCGAGGCATTCCACAACAGAATGGATCCATTATACGTCCACTCTTAAAATTCAGTCGTAGGGATATTGAAAAATATGCTCGTCACCACAGACTGAATTATATGGAGGATGAGTCCAATAGCGATACATCCATTAAGCGGAATTTTGTCCGCCATAAAGTAATGAAGCCTTGGGAAAATCAAACAAACGAATTTATAGATAGATTTATCAGTTTATCCCAAAAAGCCACAGATGTAGTTGATCGTATGAATAAAATAATAATTGAAATTTCTGCAAATATTGAGGATCGGAATCATCAAAAAATAATTAATGATGATTTAGTAAAAAAAATAACTACAAACCAAATGGTTCGGCTCATTAAACATATATTGGGTGAAACAGAAATTTCATGGCGACGGCATCAATGGGAGGCATTAAATCAGTGGCTTAAATCACCTAAAATTGGTTCAATACTCAAATTGAGTAAACAATGGACAATTTTGCGGGACCGTGACTGTTTCATTATAAATCATGAAATTCAGAAAAAGATTAATATGGACATTAATAAACAGGGTCAGTTTGGGTCTGATGGATTCAGTTTTTCCTTGAGTAAGATTGATTCACCTTCGATGGACTCCAACCCTTTTCATGAAGTAATTGATGCGGAATATGTAAACGGGAAAAAGTTGGTTCTCCGTTCCTGGAGAAAAGGGGATCGTTTTACTCCAATGGGAATGAATGGACGAAAAAAGGTAAGTGATCTATTGGTGGATAAAAAAGTGAATCGTTTTTCTAAAGAGAATCAATTAGTATTAACAGCGGATGATGAAATTATTTGGGTATGTGGACTGCGCTTGAGTGACAACGCCAAAGTCACACAATCCACTACTGAATTTTTGGAACTTAACATAGAATCTTTTGTAGGATAGCCATGGCAAATAAAAGAGAAAATTTAACCGAATTGATTTCGGAGAAGGAAGTGTTGAAACGGGTGGGAGATATCGCCACCCAAATTTCAAATAGATATGTGGATGAGGCTCCAATCCTTATCGGTATCCTAAATGGTAGTTTTATATTTGCCGCTGACCTCATGCGCGCTATTGATATTGATTGTGAAATTGATTTTATTAAAGTATCTAGTTATGCAGGGACTGCTTCAAAAGGAACGGTACGCCTGCGTAAAGATATATCGGCGGACATTACCGACCGCCATGTAATTATTGTAGAAGACATCATTGATTCAGGATTAACTATTAATTTTATCCGTGACCGAATGCATAATGCGGGCACAAAATCAGTAGCAATTGCGACACTATTGATGAAACCTGATATTGCCAAATTGGATTTTGAAATAGATTGGGTAGGGTTTGAAATTCCGCCTGAATTCGTCGTAGGATACGGGCTGGATTACGACCAGAAATTAAGAAATTTAAGGGGTGTTTACCGCCTGGGGGAAATTGAGAGTGAGTAACGTGAATTCTAAAAAAGAAAATAAACCAAAACAAAACGGATTGAAGGGACAAAAAAAGTCTCCCCAGAATTCGAATAAAAACCAAAAAGAGAACGATCAGTTCCAATGGAAACGTGCCGGAAAAACCAGCTTCGTTTGGGTACTGATAATTATATCTGCTGTCTTTTTATCCAGTATATTCACCGGTCAAGGCGTCGATGAAGTAGAAATTCAATATTCGGAATATCGTACTTTTTTGACCGACGGCCATATCGCCAAAGGCAGGATCGTTGATGACATTTTTCATGGTGAATTATCTGAAACAAAAACTGTTCTGAATGCGGGTGGCATTTCCCAGGAAGTGGTAAAGTTTCGCTTGAAACTCCCATTCATTGATCGGGAAGTCATGACCGAGTGGGACCAATACAAAGTGGATTATACCTTTAGACAAAAATCTATCGATTGGACGGGCTATTTCCTGAATATTCTACCATGGATTGCCATACTGGCATTCTGGATATTCCTAATGCGGCGCATGCAAGGTGGTGGCGGTGGAATGAAAAACATATTTAATTTTGGTAAAAGTAAAGCCAAAATATGGACATCTGATATGTCCAAAGTCACTTTTAATGATGTGGCAGGCTGTGTAGAAGCGAAGGAAGAATTGAAAGAAATCGTGGATTTCCTCAAGAAGCCAAAGCGATACCAGAAGCTGGGCGCAAAAATTCCAAGAGGAGTCTTGTTGGTGGGACCTCCTGGGACCGGTAAAACATTATTGGCACGGGCCATTGCAGGGGAAGCCAATGTGGCATTCTTCAGCTTAAGCGGGGCGGACTTTGTAGAAATGTTCGTTGGTGTTGGGGCATCTCGTGTGAGAGATTTATTTGAACAAGGGAAGAAGAATCAACCTTGTATTATTTTTATCGATGAGTTGGATGCGGTAGGCCGTCAGCGTGGTGCCGGATTAGGCGGCGGTCATGATGAGCGTGAACAAACACTAAATGCACTCTTGGTTGAAATGGATGGTTTTGAACCCAACGAGGATATAATCCTCATGGCAGCCACGAACCGTCCCGACGTTTTAGATTCAGCCTTACTTCGCCCCGGACGGTTTGACAGACAGGTTGTGGTGGATGTGCCGGATCTGATTGGTCGCTTGGGTATCCTGAAAGTGCACACCAAGAAAATTGTCATGAATAAAAAGAAGGTAAACCTGGAAGCTATCGCTAAAGGTACGCCTGGCATGGTGGGTGCAGATCTGGAAAATATTGTTAATGAAGCTGCTCTTTTGGCGGCGCGGAAAAAGAAAAATTCCGTGGATATGTCCGACTTTGAAGAAGCCAAAGATAAAGTAATGATGGGCGTTCAGCGAAAAAGTGTTGTCCTTTCTGAAGAAGAAAAGAAAACAACCGCTTACCACGAAGCGGGTCATACGCTAGTGGCAGGGCGAACGAAAGGTGCTGATCCTGTTCATAAAGTCTCCATTATTCCTCGGGGTCGTGCTTTAGGTGTTACCATGCAGATCCCTATTGATGAAAAGCATGGTTATTCTAGAGGATATATTGAAGGACGTTTGGCCATTTTAATGGGTGGTCGCGCGGCGGAAGAATTAATATTTAACGAACTGACCACCGGCGCCGGTAATGATATTGAACAAGCGACACAAATTGCCCGGAAAATGGTCTGTGAATGGGGTATGAGCGATGTGCTGGGTCCCATGACATTTGGGAAGAAGAATGAAGAAATATTCCTTGGGCGCGAAATACAAAGCCATCGAGACTTTTCTGAAGCAACGGCACGGATGATTGATGAAGAAGTAGTGAGAATTATTCGCAAAGCTCAGGCCACAGCTAACCGTATTTTAAAAGAAAATGTAGAACATCTTCATAATCTTTCTAAAGCATTGCTAGAACATGAAACCATTGATGGTGAAGAAGTGTTGGCAGTGATGGATGGAAAAGAGATCAAGCGCTCACAAAACGGCGCTACGAAGAAACCGAAGAAAAAACGTCCTCGGCGAAAACCGGCACCGGAGAAAAAGAAAAAACCTGAAATCGAGTAAAATCTATTTAGGCATTTTGGTTTGCATCAACTGTGTTGATGCATGGATTGATTTAGTCAATCCACTCTATCATCATCTTTGTATTGAAAATATAATCCAGTCGCCACTGTAGCATATACTAAGATGGCAGCCGAAAATTCTCTTGTTGTATAGTCTTCTATTAGAAGAAAATAAAAGATAAAAACGCCTGCGAGAATAATTTTAACAATTAATATTGTTAATTTTTTCCAGCCCATTTTTTATAGATCACTAGTTGTTCTTCGATTTCTTCGTCTGAAACATCGGTGGCTCTTTTTTGCTGCCATATCCAACCAAGAAATGGGAGGGGTGAGATTAAAAGCGCTAAATACCCGGAATATATGTACCAATTTTCAATCCCAGTGAAAATTGGATGGGATAAAATAATAAAATAATTGAACCGATTCGCCCCTTATTGCGTTCCTTTTTTAAGGCTTTTTTAATGCCTTCTTTGGTTGAATTTTGAAAATCGTCCCAGCCAAGGACTCGGCCGATTTTCTTGTGTTTTAGGAGTGGGTTAAGATTGTTCATTAATAACTCCTAATTAACTTTTATTCATTTTCCCGTTTTAGTATTTCTGTTAGAGACTCAAACGGTTTATCGGAAAAAATGGCTTCTACGGGCAAGTTAAAGTAGCGGCTAAACTTAAAAGCTAGCTTCATACTGGGGTTGTATTCACCTCGTTCAAGGTAGCCGATGGTTTGGAAGTTGACCCCAAGGGCGCCGGCTAATGATTGTCTACTAATCCCTTTTTCCTGGCGTAGCAACCGTATTCTGTTGTAAATCTTTTCTGACATAACTTATAGCAAAAATAATATATAATGTTGTATAAGTACAATATTTAAAATAGATGTATATTTTAATACTAATTCATTCTTTTTCTCGTCAGAATTAATTCAATATGGGCCAAAGTATTACTTTAAATTCAGGACTTGTTTAACCAAAAAACACAATGAATATCACCCGATTTCAATCATGGCTAAAGGCCCCGTCCCATACACTGATTATGGGTATTCTTAATGTTACGCCAGACTCCTTCAGTGATGGGGGCAAATTTGCCGATAGGAAAATCGCTAGGGACCATGCGTTGCAAATGATAGATGAAGGTGCAGATATGATCGACATCGGCGGTGAAAGTAGCCGTCCTGGT
This genomic window from Candidatus Neomarinimicrobiota bacterium contains:
- a CDS encoding heme lyase CcmF/NrfE family subunit; the protein is MTPIAGSVALNLAFGFSILTVITLIFYTQTKDQRLVLTGQRLALGVSFFVFLATFILSYQLLIGNFDVDYVARYTSIETPTIYKISALWAGQSGSLLFWLFILSIYTTIVILQNQRKHNRLMPWVIITLAIIQMFFLVLTNFVVNPFSPTEADFIVANGNGLNPLLQNITMAIHPPTLYLGYVGFSVPFGFAISALMNRDTSPLWIQSIRRWTLVAWLFLSMGIILGGWWAYQELGWGGYWAWDPVENASFMPWLTATAFIHSIIIQEKKDMLRVWNMVLIIITFTLCIFGTFLTRSGVMSSVHSFTASSLGPIFLTFVFFILVASFGLMYTRLNDLRSPRKMESFTSRESGFLFNNMVFVVLCFSVFWGTLFPVISEAVRGTKITVGPPFFNQINIPIGLILLALTGIGPLLAWRKTGRKSLIRNFTFPILTGLITMIILLILGYTGNVVISFSLCAFVTATVLTEFVRGIRARTNKFNESIFTALIRMVSKNRSRYGGYVVHLGIVFMFIGFTGHAFDKEKEFSLKVGEKNHVAGYEFELTQLSESERLNHYAWISDLRVTNSEGEFVTNLHPEKRIYFHNNPDINRRQPHSELDIYTTMNKDIYSIFSAVDNENGVAFIKIMVNPLVRWVWVGGYILVFGTVVAMWPRKDQQWI
- a CDS encoding ABC transporter ATP-binding protein; amino-acid sequence: MLLVSNVKKSFNHRPVLKNVSFSIKKEETVVIMGKNGAGKSTLLRILARIMACDGGEISFQNGDLLKGLPSIRKNILYLGHAPAMYTALSAVENLKLAMQLRGMTIGRSKIKKQLGQFGLFDQVDDPISIYSQGMLQRLKLTYAELAHWDLLLIDEPFSGLDRDGIDLMDNAINGWKNIGKSICMVLHNKERAEEYGDRILQLEDGIFLES
- a CDS encoding ABC transporter permease — translated: MFFTLLKKELFIEFRSREVTLSMLVFGLSIILTFAFTSNVSPVIVANYAPGMFWIMVLFVAVLGVHRSFAYEKEFDAFSMLISAPVDRGLIFLSKWISGFIFLSIMELLIVLPFFKFLLINFPAQPLFALGTTLLINLAIMAIANLVSGLAMRARLSEVLLPVLLFPLVSPVIIAATKISAGIMAADPIELWKIWLLIVLSVIVIFGLVGYTLFDFITEE
- the ccsA gene encoding cytochrome c biogenesis protein CcsA; amino-acid sequence: MKPFFQNKTNQVWFLLTVCLMLFNIWHVIFVTPMVPDQHWAQKIFYVHVPSAWVAFLSFFIVMVAGIMFFVKGDDRWDDVGLAAAEIGTLFTALVLTTGPIWATPIWGQPWVWEPRLTTTLILFLIYIGYFMMRSFGGHAERVKRYAAALGIIAFADVPIIFISVQFWSPEIQSHPQVEMAQQPTGILVPFLLSLGIFTLLYTLMLRYRIHVIRINNRNVAHV
- a CDS encoding MBL fold metallo-hydrolase encodes the protein MSFNVETVVTGPFQENSYIAWYPDSSQAVLVDPGDDDSLIMQTLENHNLIPVAIINTHAHLDHIGAVHPLKEKYQIPFYLHEDEKYILDTYEATCQMFGMPPKQTPTVDIWFKDETEITIGDFHFNTVNTPGHTPGGTCLEIENHIFVGDTLFRGSVGRTDLPGGDWNTLESSLIHLVKTVNHERIVHSGHGPDTTIEFEIRENPFLIPLKDRLN
- a CDS encoding methylenetetrahydrofolate reductase [NAD(P)H], whose amino-acid sequence is MKVIDFLEKANKTLFSYEIIPPNRGGSIDKIFNLVEELMPFDPPFIDLTSRSAEVYYEDAGDGKVIRFIRRKRPGTIGISAAIKNKFNVETVPHILCRGFTREETEDALIELNYLGIKNVLAVRGDELRKDPPNAPGKTKHKFAAGLVEQIKEMNEGHYVEELLDAAPTDFCIGVGAYPEKHFEAPNMSTDIKYLKAKVDAGADYIVTQMFYNNDAFFKFRDDCHAAGIDIPIIPGLKILSTEAHLRVIPKNFYVDIPEELSNQVIGQSKEEIRRIGIDWAMNQVQELVDAKVPCVHFYIMSSANSVAKVVSQFN
- the tilS gene encoding tRNA lysidine(34) synthetase TilS, which translates into the protein MGSSLTFTRFIGELNSLISKKSRLLVAVSGGIDSVTLLHLTSRLKLEYDIYAVHINHGLRDASDSEENFVHNLCHNFDIALTVHQAKKDIAPNESMEMWARRIRQKSFELARNEFQCDFILTAHHANDNVETILMHLDDGCGIEGVRGIPQQNGSIIRPLLKFSRRDIEKYARHHRLNYMEDESNSDTSIKRNFVRHKVMKPWENQTNEFIDRFISLSQKATDVVDRMNKIIIEISANIEDRNHQKIINDDLVKKITTNQMVRLIKHILGETEISWRRHQWEALNQWLKSPKIGSILKLSKQWTILRDRDCFIINHEIQKKINMDINKQGQFGSDGFSFSLSKIDSPSMDSNPFHEVIDAEYVNGKKLVLRSWRKGDRFTPMGMNGRKKVSDLLVDKKVNRFSKENQLVLTADDEIIWVCGLRLSDNAKVTQSTTEFLELNIESFVG
- the hpt gene encoding hypoxanthine phosphoribosyltransferase, whose protein sequence is MANKRENLTELISEKEVLKRVGDIATQISNRYVDEAPILIGILNGSFIFAADLMRAIDIDCEIDFIKVSSYAGTASKGTVRLRKDISADITDRHVIIVEDIIDSGLTINFIRDRMHNAGTKSVAIATLLMKPDIAKLDFEIDWVGFEIPPEFVVGYGLDYDQKLRNLRGVYRLGEIESE
- a CDS encoding ATP-dependent zinc metalloprotease FtsH, which encodes MTEWDQYKVDYTFRQKSIDWTGYFLNILPWIAILAFWIFLMRRMQGGGGGMKNIFNFGKSKAKIWTSDMSKVTFNDVAGCVEAKEELKEIVDFLKKPKRYQKLGAKIPRGVLLVGPPGTGKTLLARAIAGEANVAFFSLSGADFVEMFVGVGASRVRDLFEQGKKNQPCIIFIDELDAVGRQRGAGLGGGHDEREQTLNALLVEMDGFEPNEDIILMAATNRPDVLDSALLRPGRFDRQVVVDVPDLIGRLGILKVHTKKIVMNKKKVNLEAIAKGTPGMVGADLENIVNEAALLAARKKKNSVDMSDFEEAKDKVMMGVQRKSVVLSEEEKKTTAYHEAGHTLVAGRTKGADPVHKVSIIPRGRALGVTMQIPIDEKHGYSRGYIEGRLAILMGGRAAEELIFNELTTGAGNDIEQATQIARKMVCEWGMSDVLGPMTFGKKNEEIFLGREIQSHRDFSEATARMIDEEVVRIIRKAQATANRILKENVEHLHNLSKALLEHETIDGEEVLAVMDGKEIKRSQNGATKKPKKKRPRRKPAPEKKKKPEIE
- a CDS encoding helix-turn-helix transcriptional regulator — translated: MSEKIYNRIRLLRQEKGISRQSLAGALGVNFQTIGYLERGEYNPSMKLAFKFSRYFNLPVEAIFSDKPFESLTEILKRENE